The following proteins are encoded in a genomic region of Micrococcaceae bacterium Sec5.8:
- a CDS encoding LacI family DNA-binding transcriptional regulator, translated as MPGIKDVAERAGLSIATVSRALSGKGNVSARSRELAQAAAAELGFVLSYHASSLASGRNHNVGVVVPSVHRWYFSSVVEGVSATLLDAGYDLTLYNVSGGQERRHSVLNDFLLRKRVDAVIAVSLELSGAEIQQLLAIHRPIVGIGGPLPGASTIRIDDSGIARAAARHLIQLGHSKIAHMTGDAAYEQDFRLPGTRQAGFKRAMNDAGLAIRPEWQVSADFTIQGAYASARQLLGGSADRPTAVFAASDEMAIGTILAARDFGLTVPHDLSVIGIDGHELGEVFGLTTIDQDARGQGALAVRRLLHGLDGVGDTEAADTQYPTRFVIRSSTAIPPVDMVLPR; from the coding sequence ATGCCCGGCATCAAGGACGTCGCGGAGCGCGCTGGCCTCTCCATAGCCACCGTTTCGCGGGCCTTGAGCGGCAAAGGCAATGTCTCGGCACGCAGCCGTGAACTCGCCCAGGCTGCCGCAGCCGAGCTCGGTTTTGTCCTCTCCTACCACGCCTCCAGCCTCGCGTCCGGGCGGAACCACAACGTCGGCGTCGTGGTTCCGTCCGTGCACCGGTGGTACTTCTCCTCGGTGGTGGAGGGCGTCTCTGCAACCCTCCTGGACGCAGGCTACGATCTCACGCTGTACAACGTGAGCGGGGGGCAGGAACGCCGGCACAGCGTGCTCAACGACTTCCTGCTGCGCAAACGGGTGGATGCGGTAATTGCCGTGTCGCTGGAACTCAGCGGGGCCGAAATCCAGCAGCTGCTCGCGATCCACCGGCCCATCGTCGGGATCGGCGGCCCGCTGCCCGGGGCCTCGACCATCCGCATCGACGATTCGGGCATCGCCCGGGCCGCGGCCCGCCACCTCATCCAGCTGGGCCACAGCAAGATCGCCCACATGACCGGCGACGCCGCCTACGAGCAGGACTTCCGCCTGCCCGGTACCCGCCAGGCCGGTTTCAAGAGGGCCATGAATGACGCGGGACTGGCAATCCGACCCGAGTGGCAAGTCTCCGCCGACTTCACCATCCAGGGAGCCTACGCCAGCGCCCGGCAGCTGCTTGGTGGTTCCGCGGACCGGCCGACGGCAGTGTTCGCGGCGTCGGATGAAATGGCGATCGGTACCATCCTGGCTGCCCGCGACTTTGGACTGACTGTCCCCCATGACCTCTCAGTGATCGGCATTGACGGTCACGAACTGGGCGAAGTCTTCGGACTGACCACCATCGATCAGGACGCGCGCGGCCAGGGTGCCCTGGCGGTCCGCCGCCTCCTGCACGGGCTCGACGGTGTGGGGGACACCGAGGCAGCCGACACGCAGTACCCGACGCGCTTCGTGATCCGGTCGAGTACGGCCATTCCACCGGTGGATATGGTGCTGCCGCGCTGA